A stretch of Desulfovibrio sp. UIB00 DNA encodes these proteins:
- a CDS encoding sigma 54-interacting transcriptional regulator: MLPASFKPRILCVSIYDEMAQLVRHSAGQFGVEVDVFDGGIYNSGHLHALEVENRYDVIISQAGTAIAIQQMVKTPVVPIQITANDIVTPLREASERHQNLLCITYDSNLSVDIESLAAFARLKNFRQVIYRNEQDFNSIISRLPTLNDVAVVGFGGCVIEKAAQYGLPYYLIRSSKDSVHQAVLSARNIVDQHIKERTRSRRLNNIINYSLSGIVSVNRDKTIAICNRPAKQMLDLHGKKLVGMDIDAPSTPQELKQMLGNGEYTVDKVLPLKGKTLVVNRVPIRVREHDQGTIIVFQELSKIQKIEAEARVQLASKGLVAKYNFSDIIGSKNTLGPVVAEAKRYARSSASILIEGETGSGKELFAQSIHNFSERKKGPFVALNCAALPEHLLESELFGYEEGAFTGARKGGKPGMFELAHRGTLFLDEISEMSLATQVRLLRTLQEKEIFRIGGDRVINIDVRIIAASNRDLYAMAQEGSFRRDLFFRLNILPLQIPPLRKRKEDIPTLIAHFIKKNHQHVAGRSRLKFDDATLAALSAHGWPGNVRELEHILERVFTLYDEQQDFDALITDIMRRHCLRQGMAGPCHPIDDVLQVPRGTMAEMERFILEASLEEHGGNKKALADALGISRVTVWKKLKELEGEEQGQD; encoded by the coding sequence ATGTTGCCAGCCAGTTTCAAACCGCGTATTCTTTGCGTTTCCATTTATGATGAAATGGCTCAGCTTGTGCGCCACTCCGCAGGCCAATTCGGCGTTGAGGTGGATGTATTTGATGGCGGCATTTACAACAGCGGGCACCTCCACGCGCTTGAGGTGGAAAACCGTTACGATGTCATTATCAGTCAGGCGGGAACGGCCATCGCCATCCAGCAGATGGTCAAAACACCTGTGGTGCCCATCCAGATTACAGCCAACGACATCGTCACCCCCTTGCGCGAAGCGTCAGAGCGCCACCAGAACCTGCTCTGCATCACTTACGACAGCAATCTGAGCGTTGATATTGAATCGCTGGCGGCCTTTGCGCGACTTAAAAATTTCCGCCAGGTCATCTACCGCAACGAGCAGGACTTCAACAGTATTATTTCCCGTCTCCCCACGCTGAACGACGTTGCCGTGGTCGGCTTTGGCGGATGCGTCATTGAAAAGGCGGCGCAGTACGGCCTGCCCTACTATCTCATACGTTCCAGTAAGGACAGCGTGCATCAGGCTGTCCTTTCCGCCCGCAACATTGTTGACCAGCACATCAAGGAGCGTACCCGCTCCCGCCGCCTGAACAATATTATCAACTATTCTCTCAGCGGCATCGTTTCCGTCAATCGCGACAAAACCATCGCCATCTGCAACCGCCCTGCAAAGCAGATGCTTGACCTGCACGGCAAAAAGCTGGTGGGCATGGATATTGATGCCCCGTCAACGCCACAGGAACTCAAGCAGATGCTCGGCAACGGTGAATACACCGTGGACAAGGTATTGCCCCTCAAGGGCAAGACCCTGGTGGTCAATCGCGTACCTATCCGCGTGCGTGAGCATGACCAGGGCACCATCATTGTTTTTCAGGAACTTTCCAAAATCCAGAAAATCGAAGCTGAGGCCCGTGTACAGCTTGCCAGCAAGGGCTTGGTGGCAAAATACAATTTTTCGGACATCATCGGTTCAAAAAACACCCTTGGCCCGGTTGTGGCCGAAGCCAAGCGCTATGCCCGCAGCAGCGCCTCCATTCTCATTGAAGGGGAAACAGGCTCTGGCAAGGAGCTTTTTGCCCAGAGTATCCACAATTTCAGCGAGCGCAAAAAAGGCCCCTTTGTGGCCCTTAACTGCGCGGCCCTGCCCGAGCACCTGCTGGAGAGCGAACTTTTCGGATATGAAGAAGGGGCCTTTACCGGCGCGCGCAAGGGCGGCAAACCGGGCATGTTTGAGCTGGCCCACCGGGGAACGCTGTTTCTGGATGAAATCAGCGAAATGAGCCTCGCAACCCAGGTGCGTCTGCTGCGCACCTTGCAGGAAAAAGAAATCTTCCGCATTGGCGGCGACCGCGTCATCAACATTGACGTACGCATTATAGCGGCTTCAAACCGCGATCTCTACGCCATGGCTCAGGAAGGTTCTTTCCGGCGCGACCTGTTTTTCAGACTCAACATCTTGCCATTGCAAATACCGCCGCTACGCAAGCGCAAGGAAGACATCCCCACGCTCATTGCCCATTTTATCAAAAAAAACCACCAGCACGTAGCCGGACGCAGCCGCCTCAAGTTTGACGATGCAACGCTTGCCGCGCTGTCAGCGCACGGCTGGCCGGGTAATGTGCGCGAACTGGAGCATATTCTGGAGCGCGTGTTTACCCTCTATGACGAGCAACAGGACTTTGACGCGCTGATTACAGACATCATGCGGCGGCACTGCCTGCGGCAGGGCATGGCTGGCCCATGCCACCCTATTGATGATGTTTTGCAGGTGCCGCGCGGCACCATGGCAGAGATGGAACGCTTCATTCTGGAGGCCTCGCTTGAAGAACACGGCGGCAACAAAAAAGCTCTCGCTGACGCTCTTGGCATCAGCCGCGTGACCGTGTGGAAAAAACTCAAGGAACTTGAAGGCGAAGAGCAGGGGCAGGATTGA
- a CDS encoding phosphoglycerate dehydrogenase, whose translation MKILVTPRSFGKTNPELFDRLAQAGLEVIRNDTGGILSAEQMKEKLADCAGVILGVDPMDAPVLAAAPALKAIAKYGVGLDNIDLAACKERGIAVSRTVGANSNAVADYALTLMLMVARKAGLIDRRCRQKDWGKITSIDLYGKTIGIIGLGAIGRCVVKRAQGFGMKILAHDVVWDDAWAAKEGVERADVDRICREADFITLHTVLTDETRNLINAQRLASMKKTAVLINTARGGLIDEGALLAALKEGSIYGAGLDVFEQEPPADPAWYELDNLVMGSHCSSSTAGATETMGNMAVDNLLRDLGL comes from the coding sequence GTGAAAATTCTTGTAACACCCCGTTCTTTCGGCAAAACCAATCCCGAGCTGTTTGACCGTCTGGCCCAGGCCGGGCTGGAAGTGATACGCAACGACACGGGCGGCATTCTCTCCGCCGAGCAGATGAAGGAAAAGCTGGCCGACTGCGCTGGCGTCATTCTTGGCGTTGACCCCATGGATGCCCCTGTGCTGGCTGCTGCCCCCGCCCTCAAGGCCATTGCCAAATACGGCGTGGGGCTGGACAACATCGACCTTGCGGCCTGCAAGGAGCGCGGCATCGCGGTTTCGCGCACCGTAGGCGCCAACAGCAATGCCGTGGCCGACTACGCCCTGACCCTCATGCTCATGGTGGCGCGCAAGGCCGGGCTTATTGACCGCCGCTGCCGCCAGAAAGACTGGGGCAAGATCACCAGCATCGATTTGTACGGCAAAACCATCGGCATCATCGGCCTTGGGGCCATTGGCCGTTGCGTTGTCAAACGCGCACAGGGCTTTGGCATGAAGATTCTGGCCCACGACGTTGTGTGGGACGATGCCTGGGCCGCCAAGGAAGGCGTGGAACGCGCAGATGTTGACCGCATTTGCCGCGAGGCCGACTTCATCACCCTGCATACGGTGCTGACGGACGAAACCCGCAACCTCATTAATGCCCAGCGCCTTGCAAGCATGAAAAAAACAGCCGTGCTGATCAACACCGCGCGCGGCGGGCTTATTGACGAGGGGGCCCTGCTGGCTGCACTGAAAGAAGGCAGCATCTACGGCGCGGGCCTTGACGTATTTGAACAGGAACCCCCGGCTGATCCGGCGTGGTATGAGCTGGACAACCTTGTGATGGGTTCGCACTGTTCGTCCTCCACCGCAGGTGCCACGGAAACCATGGGCAACATGGCTGTGGACAACCTGTTGCGCGATTTGGGACTGTAA